One segment of Haliotis asinina isolate JCU_RB_2024 chromosome 12, JCU_Hal_asi_v2, whole genome shotgun sequence DNA contains the following:
- the LOC137258245 gene encoding tripartite motif containing 13-like, with amino-acid sequence MAASGIADEDMQCPICTEVFGDPKMLPCTHRISKSCLNQFIASRPIANKAPCPLCNQPYKIPKSGYGDYASRFRTDEILQSIIEEKQRMKRMITDRPVSVCSSHNAIKSMFCFSCNKLECVDCIAMRHKWCQCKLPWKDDIPHIQNKATGHLGVVQPLLKYVCSSLVRIRDQKQKALDNYSAVVFAIDTQKSTWVSLVEDHYAPLEQLVTRAHKHNMAQVNTILSELQQSQRALEDFQSSLHKITSYVSVDALFQEEGNYGNKPPDLESVRGLMGRKLTIESLKFSPLPVPRFPKQKRKTVLGEVRSG; translated from the coding sequence ATGGCTGCAAGTGGAATAGCAGATGAAGATATGCAGTGCCCAATATGTACCGAGGTATTTGGAGACCCAAAAATGCTACCCTGTACACATCGAATAAGCAAATCATGCTTAAACCAATTTATTGCGTCAAGACCTATTGCAAATAAAGCACCTTGTCCTTTATGCAACCAGCCGTACAAAATCCCAAAGAGTGGATACGGAGACTATGCATCGCGCTTCCGTACTGATGAAATTCTCCAGAGTATTATAGAAGAGAAGCAGCGGATGAAGCGGATGATTACAGATCGCCCAGTCAGCGTTTGTTCCTCGCACAATGCAATCAAAAGTATGTTTTGCTTTTCCTGCAACAAACTTGAATGTGTTGACTGCATTGCAATGAGACATAAATGGTGTCAGTGTAAACTCCCGTGGAAAGATGACATTCCGCACATACAGAACAAAGCTACAGGTCATTTAGGTGTAGTGCAGCCTCTTTTGAAATACGTCTGCAGTTCATTGGTTCGGATACGTGACCAGAAACAGAAAGCGTTGGACAACTATTCAGCAGTTGTGTTTGCTATCGATACCCAGAAAAGTACATGGGTTAGTTTAGTTGAGGACCATTACGCACCCCTTGAGCAGCTAGTCACCAGAGCCCATAAACATAACATGGCCCAAGTAAACACAATCCTGTCCGAGTTGCAACAGTCACAGCGAGCCCTGGAAGACTTCCAGTCTTCTTTGCACAAGATTACTTCCTATGTTTCAGTTGACGCGCTATTTCAGGAGGAAGGCAATTACGGTAACAAACCGCCCGATCTGGAATCAGTGCGTGGGTTGATGGGAAGGAAGCTGACAATAGAATCACTGAAATTTTCGCCGCTTCCAGTACCTCGCTTTCCAAAACAGAAGAGGAAAACAGTACTTGGAGAAGTCAGAAGTGGCTAG
- the LOC137258959 gene encoding beta-1,3-glucan-binding protein-like codes for MTVNIYFFTSLLVGLCYASLHPTVKYDRDKNEIILSFPHVATDVHAIDLSYALYILKQQSPVSYLTNTVRLHKQADGHFTYRVQTKSAFTDNDVLDYSVAYLSATGDVLHQVNDVYIIPPASSLGPRLYRRGTTVLYDDFHTNHLDSNKWKHEITCFGGGGGQFQMYTPEAANTYIKNGVLYLRPTYTVDKFGENFLYHGDLDVAKQWGTCTYYSDSGCHRLGSKNEIPPIMSSKLYSKASVTYGRIEVVAQLPKGDWLWPAIWMLPPKRPWKYGGWPASGEIDIMEARGNLNLKDSSGYNHGAQNIRSGIHWGVSGQLHSKGYGRASAPGTVWADDFHTYSIDWTSDHIRLSVDDHPVLAWSTPPQGLWSYSHMTGHNIWASGGKDAPFDGPMGLILNVAVGDNSVYFSDSWLNPNGKPWKNGSPTAMVDFWKNRHQWQPTWHGEAAAMKIRSVKMIQY; via the exons ATGACCGTCAACATTTACTTCTTTACTTCACTGCTGGTCGGACTTTGTTATGCGTCTCTACATCCAACTGTCAAATATGACAGGGACAAGAACGAAATAATCCTATCCTTTCCAC ATGTAGCGACTGATGTTCATGCGATCGACTTGTCATATGCACTTTATATCCTCAAGCAACAGAGTCCGGTTTCTTACTTGACCAACACCGTCAGACTGCATAAACAAG CAGATGGACATTTCACTTACCGGGTCCAAACCAAGAGCGCATTCACTGACAATGATGTGTTGGACTATTCTGTAGCATATTTATCTGCCACCGGAGACGTTCTTCATCAAGTTAATGATGTATATATCATCCCAC CTGCTTCATCGCTCGGACCTCGATTATACAGACGTGGAACGACCGTTCTTTACGACGATTTCCACACAAACCATCTCGACAGCAACAAATGGAAACATGAAATAACTTGCTTTGGAGGAGGG GGTGGTCAGTTCCAGATGTACACACCTGAAGCTGCCAACACCTACATCAAAAATGGGGTCCTCTACCTCAGACCG ACATATACCGTAGACAAGTTTGGAGAAAATTTTCTTTACCATGGGGATCTTGATGTTGCCA AGCAATGGGGAACGTGTACATACTACAGTGACAGTGGTTGCCACCGTCTGGGATCGAAGAATGAAATCCCCCCTATCATGTCATCTAAACTCTATTCTAAGGCTTCAGTCACCTATGGAAGAATAGAAGTCGTTGCACAGTTACCTAAAGGAGACTGGTTATGGCCTG CAATATGGATGCTTCCTCCCAAAAGACCATGGAAATATGGTGGATGGCCAGCTTCCGGCGAGATAGATATCATGGAGGCAAGAG GCAACCTCAATTTGAAGGATAGCAGTGGTTATAACCATGGCGCCCAGAACATAAGGTCCGGCATTCACTGGGGTGTTTCCGGTCAACTTCACAGTAAGGGATATGGAAG GGCAAGTGCACCTGGGACAGTATGGGCTGACGACTTCCACACGTACTCCATTGACTGGACATCAGATCACATAAG ATTGTCTGTAGATGACCATCCTGTCTTGGCCTGGTCAACACCCCCTCAAGGCTTATGGTCATACAGCCACATGACCGGGCACAACATCTGGGCAAGCGGTGGTAAAGATGCGCCCTTTGACGGACCG ATGGGTCTCATCCTCAACGTAGCTGTCGGCGACAACAGCGTCTACTTTTCTGATTCTTGGCTCAACCCTAATGGAAAACCGTGGAAGAATGGATCGCCTACCGCCATGGTAGACTTCTGGAAGAACAGGCACCAATGGCAGCCAACTTGGCATGGCGAAGCCGCTGCTATGAAGATCAGGTCCGTCAAGATGATACAGTATTAG
- the LOC137258960 gene encoding beta-1,3-glucan-binding protein-like, producing MISNVFLTLLFVGLCWASLQPTIKQDTEKNGLTLTFPNVPGVDTIELSYALRLLKQQAHLPHLANTVRIHRQADGHFSYRVQSKREFADNDVLEYSVKYLSTTGDVLHQLYDVYVIPPASALSPRLYRRGTTVLLDEFHHHYVDHNNWKHEVTCRGTGGGQFQMFTPESANSYVRNGVLYIKPTFTVDKFGESFLHNGVLDVRKQWGTCTYISDNGCYRTGANNGIAPIMSAKLYSKASITYGRVEVVAKLPKGDWLKPAIWMLPPTRPWKYGGWPNSGEIDIMEARGNINLKDSNGNDHGAQFFRSTLHWGVSDQHRSKGYGRKSAPGTVWADDYHTYSVDWTSDHIRLSVDDHPVLAWSTPSQGVWSYSHLTGHNIWASGGKDAPFDGPMGLILNVAVGDDVYFPDSWHNANGKPWKNGSPTAMADFWKNRHQWQPTWHGEDAAMKIRSVKMIQY from the exons ATGATCTCTAACGTCTTCCTCACACTTCTGTTTGTCGGGCTTTGTTGGGCGTCTTTACAGCCAACTATCAAACAAGACACAGAGAAGAATGGGCTGACACTGACCTTCCCAA ATGTGCCTGGTGTTGACACGATAGAACTGTCATATGCACTACGTCTTCTGAAGCAACAGGCACATTTACCTCACCTGGCCAACACCGTCAGGATCCATAGGCAGG CTGATGGACATTTCTCATACCGAGTTCAAAGCAAGAGGGAATTTGCTGACAATGATGTGCTTGAATActcagtaaaatatttatctaccaCCGGAGACGTTCTTCATCAACTTTATGATGTATACGTCATACCAC CGGCATCAGCTCTCAGCCCTCGACTATATCGACGTGGAACAACTGTCCTGTTAGACGAATTCCACCATCATTATGTTGACCACAACAATTGGAAACATGAAGTTACTTGCAGAGGAACCGGG GGCGGGCAGTTCCAAATGTTTACACCAGAATCGGCAAACAGCTACGTCAGGAACGGCGTTCTCTACATCAAACCG ACATTTACAGTGGACAAATTTGGAGAGAGCTTTCTTCATAATGGTGTACTGGATGTTCGCA agcagtGGGGAACGTGTACGTATATCAGCGACAACGGATGCTACCGTACTGGAGCCAACAATGGAATTGCACCTATCATGTCGGCAAAACTCTATTCAAAAGCTTCCATCACCTACGGGAGGGTAGAAGTCGTTGCAAAATTGCCTAAAGGGGATTGGTTAAAACCAG CAATATGGATGCTTCCTCCCACGAGACCTTGGAAATATGGCGGATGGCCAAACTCTGGTGAAATAGACATCATGGAAGCAAGAG GAAACATCAACTTGAAGGATAGTAATGGCAATGATCATGGTGCACAGTTTTTCCGCTCTACACTTCACTGGGGAGTTTCCGATCAGCACCGAAGCAAGGGATATGGAAG GAAAAGTGCACCTGGGACAGTGTGGGCTGACGATTACCACACTTATTCCGTTGACTGGACATCAGATCACATAAG ACTGTCTGTAGATGACCATCCTGTCTTGGCCTGGTCAACACCTTCCCAAGGCGTATGGTCATACAGTCACCTGACCGGACACAACATCTGGGCAAGCGGTGGTAAAGATGCTCCCTTTGACGGACCG ATGGGTCTTATCCTCAACGTCGCTGTTGGCGATGATGTCTACTTTCCCGATTCATGGCACAATGCTAATGGAAAACCGTGGAAGAATGGGTCACCTACCGCCATGGCAGACTTTTGGAAGAACAGGCACCAATGGCAGCCAACTTGGCATGGTGAAGACGCTGCCATGAAGATCAGGTCCGTCAAGATGATACAATACTAG